ATTTTGCTTTTGTCTATTATTCCTgttggttgatttttttttcttctcttgtagCCTGTGTTCTTGTTCCTGTGATTGTGTTCTCGTCTCACAGGATCTGACTGCCAGCCTGTCGATCTGCTGCCACATCCAGCCAACACCTGTCAGTCCACACTCCTGTGGGATTAACCCCGCAGCCAGAACCTGaacccccttttctttctttttttactgactctgGTCGCCACCTGATTTCAACTGGTTATTAATCCCATTATTGTCTATTTCAACCATTTATCAATTACATCTAGTTTAGTGtacatttatttcaactttattggtttaaagatgtaaaaaaaatgtaaatttatggggaaaaaacattttacagtagttttctgtattttaaaattgTGTCTGTGAATTAGTTATTTTCTATATGTTGATTTATATGAAGTAACAGACACGCTCCTGTGTCTTTAGCATGCACTGGAGCGTTGCATTAATATTCCTCGTCTTGTCTGTTCATTCGACTCTTTAAGGTATCGATACACAAAGAATAACATAgttataaatcatttaaattttcaCTAACATTGCTCATTTAGTTGTGtacacacagagtgaaaaaacaatcaaacaggaCGGATGCTGGATGCTGAATGACGATCTGCTTCAGTTCAAACATCCAGGTGGTTTTCTGCTCTGATTCAGAACTGTGCTATGAAACTAATTAAATTTCTTTGCATTAAGATCAAAACTCCATGCTTTGTCACCTCTTGGTAGCAAAGATTAaagtcacatttcttcacaagACAAATACACTCAAACTCTGCAAAACCAGAGCGGGGCACGATGTCTCAAACTCATCCTATCTCTGTCTCATTTCCGCCCTCTGCTCCTTCGCTCACCTCACAGAGATCTGACTTTCAAGAATGAGCTCCGAGCCCACTGAAAGcctttcccacacacacactttttacatTCCTCTGCAACGCTGACTGTTATGCGGTGACTGTTTTGCGGTCACCAAGCACATTCGGATGAGGCAATAGCAAGACTGACAGTGAGTTCACTCGTTATTCATATGCCAGTGAAGTTCAGACTGTGAGTACAATAAATCACAGACAGTAGCAGAGCAACGCCTCCACCCTGCTCACTGTGCGTCGTCATTTTTACTGCTGACAGAcgaggataaaaaaataaatagtaacaTGATACACATGCTGCTAACATACTGCTGCGTTAGATGATAACTTTGTGTAGTTTAGACCAAGAAATAAGTTATTAAGTTATCCTTCATATGTAGGTTTAACACAGGTTAACACAATGAAATGTATGTACGTAAAAAACAGGTTtgctcagcattaagagcacaCTAATTGTTGCTGCAGCTGGTTGATCGTTAGTTTTAGCCTCATTAACACGAAACACAAAGCCGGGGATGGTAggaatgttgtttttcagtgaaGTTTCATCATCTGAGCTGAGCCGAACTGTGAATATCTGCACACAGTTCGTGGCGATCCACCAAATAGTTTAGATATTTGAGTCTTGAGCTGTTTCTTTTAGTGTGGCTTGAAACTGTTCGACTGAATGTAGCTCTGTTTTGGATTTTCCACTGATGCGTTTTCATCTGCAAGACACACAGTAATTAGAATTGGGAAGCCTCGGTAGGTTGTGAAAGCTCACAGCAGGGTGGGGCCTCACAAACTATGgaaaagtgaaaattaaatCCACCACAGCACATGCCTCAGTGCCAAAAATATGAGGAGAAATGCTGCATTAACATGCTCTACTATTTTATTgccgagaaaaaaaaagagagagactcaACCACAAAGATCAACAAACTTTTAGATAGAAATCTTTGctctacactgtaaaataacacagagatgatgatgagatcAAGATGCAAAGCAGTTCATCATCGACTGTGTGATATCCGAACTACTCAGAGTTTCTCCCGCTGTGCTGGAGCACATGTCTGGGTGTCTGAATCGCAACATGTTGTATGAGCCCCATGTGCAACTGAATCATATAAACACAAGATGTGGGTCTAAGTTCAGTCTCGGCGACGTCAGCAGCAGATATAACATGTGCTAGTCATCAGGATATTTTCCTGCAGGAGGATGGTGACCCAGTAAGCATCGCTCAGATACACCCATGACTCGTTGCCTTTGGGgccacaaaaagagaaacaaagggaCCTTCACTGATAAATAAGTTCACATCAGAATTAAAGCATTCACACAAACGACCCTGAGggatgtaatgtaaatgttagaCTGTTTATATTAGTTTGCTACTCGAGATGTAAACTACAGAGATGCAGCTGCTGTTGGGAGTCATACATGAtctaatttatacatttttaaggAAAGGATCCTCTGGTATCTCTTAtatagcaacaacaacaacaacaacaacaactgtacaacatcaaaaacaaagtctgacagAGCTAATCATGCATAAAATGACACAtagtggttcttcatggtgatgccatagGAGAAACGCTGCTTTTATCAAGGtgtaataattcataatttcaataatttccaatttaattttattcacAGCGATGATTTATACACACAGCCACAACATACAGCAAGCCAAACCAAAGCTGTTCAAATATGTTCAaactgtctctttgttgttgttttttatcaatACCAGGTCACATTGCTGCAGagttttgatttattattaaagattattAAGGATAAAAATgcttcaaagcaccaaaagtgcTGGAAATGTGACTTAAAGAACTAATTGTTTGCAGCAGAACATTTTCCCCAAGGATGCCAAATGTCTCTGGCTCTGTACGAATATAAAAAGCAACGCGTGAAACAGCTTGTTCAAACTCACTCAGTGCAACGGGAGAAGAAATGTGACGATGCAGACTTGGAGGGAGGAGAAGTCTTCTGTTCTTcgctgtgtgtctttgtgtttcacagACAAGTTAAGACCTCCTTTAAATACTTGTCAGCTAAGACAGTGAGGACACGCCCTCCTGCtgcacagacaggaaacaacttCTAAAATCATTTTGGTCCACTTACCTTTACACAAAGTAAAGACTATTTATTACAAATGATCTCTTTATGATTGTTAAACTTTGACCTCAGACTTGTAAGGGTGTGTTTGAAGAGTACGATTATTACTGTGAGCAGTATTGGAGTACAAACTTATGTCCTatccttcattcattcaattcaattcaatactgttattttttgcacagagagagtgtgaagGTTACTACAAACCACTCAGAAATACCGTCAGCTACAACCAGTATGCAGTAGAGTAAGAagagtaaaaagaagaagaactaaaatatcattaaagataaaataaatattttcctgCACAGAatgtacagctcttttcattttaaaaacatattgtacatgtatttatatctaCTAGCATCTTccttgtattttttatttaatgtttgttatgcaccaagACAACAAGATGAATTTTTGGTATGTGCAAATTTCCtcgtttttttattatttgtcatagcaggaaatgAAAGCcatgtcagtgtgacagtgtgtggtGAACCAGCATGCAGGACACTATGACTCCTATTGCTAATGTATTACATTCACCTGTGATTGTACTGTGACATGTCACACACTGTTTGAGCGGGTCCACACCTTTCTCATAAAAAAGGTCTGACACACTGTAAGGCCGTGGGCGATCGATCTGACACGAGCTGGATGACTGAATAATGTGAACTATCCACACGGACTGGTTCAGTTGGTTTTTCCCTGTGTGATGGATCAGCGCTGAACAAACGCAGCCTGATTCTCTTGCACAAGGGAGAATTACTCAGAGGAATACTGAGCGAGCGTGATGAACCAATAGGAGTGTtacataaatatttttgtgatgacgaaaatggaaatggaaaaattaaCAAAGTCAGGAATGTTATCACACCTGCAACCACACTAGTAGTTAAAAAACCTTTTATTAACAGTAAAAGACTGAAGCCAGTCCTGGCACCAATGTTGTTTAACATATACATCTATGACCTACCCGCAACAACATCACGGGAATATGGCTACGCAGACGACCTGGCCATCTTGCTCAGCAACCCATCCTGGGAAACGGTAGATGAGGGCCTTTCTGAGGACATGAAGATCCTGTCTTCATACCTGAAGGACTGGCGCCTTAAGCTCAGCGTTGGAAAGACCATGTCAACCATGTTCCACCATGTTCAACAAGGAACCCAACCGCAATTATCAACATCATGGTTGACAATGTCCGACTACAGTCCCAACCCTCCCCTACATACCTTGGGGTGAATCTTGACCGGACCCTGTCCTCTGGTGTTCTGGAGTCTGGAGCCGCAGCACTCATGTTAAGAAGCCAGATGCTGCCCTCAACACTGCCCTACGAACTGTCTCCGGATGCCTACGAGCCACTCCAACTAACCAACTGCCTGTCCTCGCCGGAATCGCTCCAGCAGAGGTCAGAGAAGGTCGAGAAGCAGCCACACTTGCACTCGCTCGGAAGGCCCAGCTGAGTGaatcccacctcctccacaagGTTGTCACAGAGACACCACAGCGCCTCATGTCCCGGGACCCCTTTGCCACACACGCCCAGGGACTGCTTCACACAACACCTGTAGACACCTCCAAGGCCGCCTGGGTGAAGTTTGAGTTTGCGTTGAGTTGAGTTTgatggtctccagaggatgcGACCCTCAAACTTTGGTGATCCacttgacttttcctctagtgccaccaccagcaggttgacatttgttgttttgagttAAATGTTTGGATGGATTGTCCTGAAACTTGCAGACAAATGaactttaataactttgatTTTTAAAGGTCTCAGTCTCGTCTCGGAGTCGATGGCATTTTTATTCGGCCTTATATCAAGTCTCAGACAGAgttaatgtattatttttacaaCTGCTGCAAACTTTTCTGTGCattgtcttatttatttgttaacatcattactgtgattgtGTGATGTAGAACCTCCTGCCTCAAATATAACCAATAATTTGACTGAAATAACTTCTAAATCTTTGGTTCTGTTAACGGTCATCACGCCTCCCCATGCTTCACATGCAGGAGGCAGGAGAAGAAGCTGTAGCTGTCTGAGAGGAGACGTCAGTTAAATCTCTtctaataaaatatgtttgcCTACTGAACCACAAAGAATTCATCTGTCAAACAGCgtccaaagaaaacacacagctgtatgCAATGCTGAGACAGCTGGTGCCAcgcctcacccaaagagatcCGGTGAATATCAACTCCTTAAGTAGCTCTgatcttggtcttgactcagtctcagtcttttGCAGTCTTACTTTGGTTCATGATCAAATAGCTGCTTTACATGAAGGACTACACCATCAGCAGAACATGTTCAAATGATTCATTAACAAAATGATCACGCTCATTGAAGCCTGAACACTTGTACTTCTTCGGCCTGTTGCTACATTGTCGGGAAGCGTTGATGGGGAATCGACGGACCCCACAAGACACTACGGAGATGAGGAAGGAGTGTTTATGGGAATGTTGGAAGAGGCACCGTTAAGGTGGTCCTGCTCCTGTAACAGGAgacagtttcattttttaaacctgacacactggatctttgaCTGCTAAACATCAGCTGAGGCTGGGTTAAGGTTAACTCTTTCTTTATAGATGACAAATTGAACTCTGGCTCAATTCGTCACCCGTAAAGAAAAAGCTAAAGGTGACTCAGCCTCACCTTCCTTGTCGAGTGAATTTGTTTATGAGATGaaatcacatttatgtttttttttcttttgtgttatGGCATAATAACTTTCCCATCCCTTCATTTGTTTTAGTTCACAGACACTCCCAAACGAGTTTTCGCCTACAGTGTGCCATGACATCAGcgtaaaacaaacatcaaccCTGATATGTTGCAAAGTCGAATTCATCGCCTGAAAAAGATGAAAGGCTGTGAGGCTGAATGAGATGACTGCTGGCACACCTCAAGAATGTGTTGGGGATTAAAGAACGTCATAGACAGGATAAATGTGGATGTCGTGTCCGTGACGTCACCTGCAGGTTTCTGgagagctgctgtgaagctcaaagtgtggtGACAATGGCCGTTGCTGTCTTGCCTTTGCAAAAACCTCTTGTGCAATTACTTCCTGTGCAATAATCTTACCTGTGTGTCACGGGCAATAACCTCATGTGCAATAATTGTATAATTGCTTTTACCATTTGCTATGCAAATACAAGCAAGATGCAGCACTCACTTTTTATGAACACCCCGTTTTCTTTGTATAGCCTctagattttatttttgcatttgtatttatattgtggttttatctttgtctatacTGTACTATTACCTACAGTATATTAGGAGCAGCACCTCGTTGAAGCCCCCTGTTTCgttgtgcttacagtatgtctgttgtacaatgacaataaaaagctttttattctatttctctgccacctcctggctaatgCAAAGAGTTGGAGTGTTGGTGAAGtcaggcgggctgaatgaagcctgcaAACAACCtctaacagcacccacctgtccatcaaagcagccactctgttaatcctgcataactttaaactttaatataatgtgaacaggtgagttctatataaattcaccctcagtacagttgtcatgaacggggaaattagctacagagaccaaaactgttttttgtaccaggctgtaaacatgtttatttctgctgtgaagttggacatttgaacatggggacttatggagactgactcacttctggagccagcctcaagtggacgtttaaagAACTGCATCTTGTCTGAAGTTGTTGCTCGCTCTGTTTGATctgatgttcatttttatttgacgacggccaaacaaaagaaacacacaagaagCTTGACGTCTGGAAGGCAGTGACACAATGTGTGCTGTTTTATTACTGGGTCTGTGACTTACTGTGCAACAGTATAGTGTCATATATTAAATGCTTTACACAaccgttttaaaaaatgtgaatgggAACTATGCGATGCTCTGAACATGGTATAAGCTTCTCGTTTAAGTTGCTTATAGAAGCAATAAGCCAGCATTGCTGCACGCCGATCCGTTTACAGTCACTTTACTCCTATCAGTGTTTTAGCATGCATTTGTTGTATTAAGGACGTCcgcactcacacatacacacacgaaATGCAACATTGGTTATTACgcgctcacacatacacacacagaaatctaGACGTTTCGCTGAAGGTGTTAGAGATTTTCTGACATACGCTCTGAAGCATGAAGTTTTAAAACCCTCAAGGGGGGGAGACGACGTGATTGAGATTCTTCCAAGCAAGTGGAACGGAGTCACGAGAGCACTTGCgctttcacaaacaaacaaacaagagagaaGGTGAAGGACGACCGAGGGATGGGGATGGTGATGGGGATGGTGACGATGGCAGTGACTCCCGATCAGAGCAGGAGGTCTGTGACTGAGGGCAGCAGCTCGGCTAACTCCGCCTCGACGTTGGCCGTCTGAGTGACAGGGTTGCCACGGAGATCGAGGCGTTTCAGCTTGGGGCAGGAGGCCAGCGGCTGAAGAGCTGCCAGTGTAGAGATTTCTGTGCATTCGGGTTAATGAAAAagctttcctgtgtgtgtgtgtgttgagtaaCAATGACAGAGATGAGTAGATAGAAGAGAGGAGGTGCAAAACTAAGAGCCACGTGTCAGATATAACACTGGGACATTAATTCAGCtgtctaaatataaaaattcattttaaatatgacatgcacaaaacaaacaaaacttaaatCTGGCCACATTCCTTTCGTGTATCAGGGGAATCGAGGCGTGACGGGGGGTCTTCTCTCCTTAATGATGATGTTTGCTCTGTGAAATTGCGATGCTGATTTTATTTACTCCCAGTTTCAGGTGCAAACAAATTATTCATTGCGTCGGGGCTTGAACACTCTCGTTACCGCTGCAATTTTCTAAACACTCCGTAAACACCATCCTTCTCTTTTGCATCGCGCTCTTCACACGccgtcagctgctgctgctgctgctgctcgcggGGTTGTTTTTGCAAGCCTTGCGCACTCAGAGGCTGATTCACACATTTCTTGAGTCACTTGCACACTGTGAGAGGAGTGTACGCAGCCAATATATATTGATTTCTATGACAGTGATGCTGCAGGATGAACAGACAGCCAGAACAGGACGTTCCCTGGCAGGctaatgaatatgaatgatttaaaagGATACTGTTATTCTTCAAGAGGACTTCCTCCAGCTTGGGAAGGTGATAGACTCCCTCCAGGTTCTCTATGGAGTTGTTATCAGCCTCCAAGACCTGCGGGAAGCGTGgagaaatcattttaatcacgCCTCAGGAGAAGAAGACGTGATCAGTATCTTTCCTTAAAAACATGCAGGTCCATGTAGGGACACATAATTGGATTTGAATCACCTCCAGGCACTGCAACATGGCGAACTGAGGAGGCAGCCGCTGCAGCTGATTAGAGGACAGATTGATGTGGGTGACCAATAACAGCTGGTCCAGGTGGCATAAGGTCGTGAGTTTCTGTCAGAgaataaagaggaaaagaggagatgGTACTTATATTAAATACAAAGAAGCAAGTGtgctttatttttagaattCTGAACCCACCTTGTCAGAAATGCTGAAGACGCGCACTTCGGCGTACTCCATTTTCAGGATGGTGTTCTCGATCATGAACTTGCTGCACAGGTCGCTGTAATACGCCGAGCGCATGGAGTCGACTTCCTGAAGGAGAACAATGAAAACGAGATCCTTCAGTCAGACATTTGTCTCTCTTCTGATCAGTGTCATGAACTGGGCTCTGTTAGTTCTCACTTTGAGCGTTTGGAAATGAGCAAGCGTCTCCTTTTCATATCCCAGGGGGTCTAGTGCCCTCATCAGGAGGATAATGGTCAGTAAGCACCCTGCCAaggcaaacacagcagagttacAGTACAAACTGTAAGAACAAGGAGCCGTGTGGATGTTTAGTGCGCTTACACTTATTGAGCGGCTCCAGTTCTTGGAGCTGGTTGCATGATTGTAGCTCCGACTGTAACACTGAGGTCTTCTCTACAGAGAGTTCACTCCTACAGAGAAAGAGCACACTCAAGTTTTTACTGCATTGTAAAAAAGAACTCCACAACGTGCAGCCTTTGTTTTAAAGACAGTACCTGAAAAGTTCCTGATCCGTAGCGGAGTCCCGACACCAACTCTCAGTTCGACCTTTTGGAAGTCAAAAGTTCACAGTGTGAGGACGAGGGGGGCGGGGCTTGAGGGGAAAACACCTGAGTAAAGATCACATGTAAAAGATGCATCACCTGTGTACAGAGCGCagtctctgtgagtgtgtttttcagtccagTGCACGGTCAGATTGTGTTCGTTCGTGATGTCGCTTATCGTTCCAGGAGGAAGGTCGCAGATCTGAGCCGGAGCGTTAAAGAAAGGACAAAATGTCCAGTGGAAGACAAACGGAAGAGTTTGGGTCCAACATAAATTAGCAATCCCTCATGGCTCAATACAGCTGACCGACAGAGTCGGGCAGTGTGACtgaataaaacagtaaaatattctATTAATGAGCATCACTCCTCACTTCACATAATTTTGCTTTAGACACCAGTGTGTAGCATATAGTGGCATCTAGTTACAGTACCTGCTTCATTGCATGAAGGAGAATCTATGGCgactgtaaaaaacacaaacgagCTGCCTGTCCTGTGAGGTCAGAGCGGtatcacaggtgttttggaccaccaggaagaggaagacgttTTCAGGTTTGGGGCTCACGCCCGAACTAAAGCTGGGCAAGcttttatggacataatgacagaggcgaaaaAGACTGaagggaaaggagagagtgagcgagcaagaagctgctggagagCTGAAAGGGgaacagagccagtgtcgtgccagaacaggagctgggcaagtgggtaACATaatcaggctcagcagcctcaatGGACATAATTATAGAGGTGAAAAGAATGAAGAgagacgttgatggaggaagctaagaagctgccgaacaagagtaaatctgggactgacttttagtcgctggtgaaataaaagtctgaaagacagacgccgagctgggctgactgctgctggactagtcagtaatatcagctggctgctacgTCTCGTGTTGTtacacttgcttgatgttttatattttgttcatgAGTAATATAATCATTACAAACACACGTCTACAGTTGTCCATATTTACAGCAGTGGGATTGCACTCGAGATGAATctcaaaaatacagatttttcaTGCAGCACTGTTTCAAGGAGAAAAAATTTTTGATCACGCCTGACCgattaaaaacagtttgaggcGGACTGCAGGCGTCCACACACACGGAGCGCCTCAGCGAGTGACCACAGTATGAAACTGTCTGGCCACAGCTGCATCTCCTCtccatgcaaaaaaataatattaccATGgaattatgaatatatatggATTTGAATGAATACAGATGAATTCATAACAGCCACTTTATCTTGCATGTTAACGGAtccatttccatgacaactgggCAAACTTGAAGACGGCGTGGCGTTGTTTAAAAAGGCCTCGAGCTGAGATAGTTCTGTCAAAATATTAACACGCGCTATTCCACGTCGATTATGGAAATGATCTTTAATTTGACGATCTTATTGGAATGAAACTAACGTTGAGCTCCCTATAGGCCTAAAGCTCAGCCTGCTAAGTTAGATACACTCGAGGAGCTGTGGGgaattcaacaacaacaacaacaacaacaacaacaacaacaacaacaacagattcCTCCTTAAATGCATCAGCAGCTTTCTGACTACACCGAGTGtcccagaaagaaagaaacgccaCGACAGGAGTTCCCACTACACATCTGCGGTAGAGGTAACAAGAGCATGCCGGAGATAAAACTCTTTCTCTTCATGCACATACCACATCCTCTTATCAGCATGTGGTATGTGAGAGACAACAGGAACACACTGTTCAACACGCATCACACACAGTGGCAGTCAGCAATAATGCCTGCAGGCAATGACCAGCAGATGGAAAAAGGATACCCACACAGGGCTGTGTTTGAAGCGCGGGTGCACACTCCTCCACTCGACTCGCTGGGGCTGACCGTCGAGCACCAGCAGGAGGCCGACGGACTGCGCCTAACAAGACAAGAGGTCTCGGAGTGAACACAGGTTACCACACGGACACGAAGTTACAGCTTTGTAGTTACTGGAGTTGACTTTTTCCAGAGCTCTTTCAGAACACAGTCGGCACCACAGCAGTCCGTGTGGAACTTTTATTACTTTGACACTTCAGTGAACTCATCTTTCAAATTTCTCACACAAATTtaacaaatctgtgtgtgtgtgtgtgtgtgtgtgtgtgtgtgtagttacagTCCATTTTGCACATTTACTTTGGATTTTACTCTTCATAACGGGCGGCTGTGGCTCTGCATGCGCCAAACCTCCaccagtgtgtgaatgattagctccggtctgatgagcagttggcgtAGTGAAGCGTAGTGTAGTGAATGTGTACGAATAAGTGTAAAGTCAAAGCGCCTTGACTGGTGAGAAGACTAGAAAAGCTCTGTATAAAAGTACAGTCCATTAAGCATTTAACATAAAATTCACACTCACAACATGattataaattaaactgtgATTCTGCAGCATTCTGCCACATCTAAAAATAATCctaataaatacaaatacatacataaataatagaTAATTGAGCCACATGAAGAGCTTGTTCCACGTCAGGAATAGAGAGGCAACGATTTttagtaaaaactgttttagtaaaaataaaagaaggaaatagagaCGTTCTTTTATACAGGTCATTGTTCTGGTATGCAAAccagctgctttttctttttttaagatatttttttcaagctttattgtgtagagacagctgaagagtgacaggaatgtggagagagagagagagagacggggaatgacatgctgTTTTTAATTGCAATATGTAGAGTCAATTACTGTattctgtttacatttgaaCTGTTTACATCTTTTCATATTTgctgaactcttttttttaatctctttacttaactctttatttttatttttcatgtttattgcttgttttgcagaagagagacaaagagatgtCCTGTatcttttatagactttttgccttctgtcacttatattctaacttcatttaggattgtttatatcaagttttggttgctttactttgcGTCATTGTactatgtcactgtttgtctatttattgtttgttgtgtaagttgcattgtcactgcaaatcaaatttcccctggagggacaataaagctctgaactgaactgtatGGCAGcgttgacaataaagttgacttgaacttaaATTTACAAGAGctccttttcctgttttattcacCTCACTCACTAACTCACCGCTGACTGTGACAGAGTCACTCGCTGTAGTTGAGCTCTTACGGTTACATAACTGTGATGTTAAACCACTGTTTGCAGTGAAACTAGTTCACGGCTGCATTCCAAGTAAGAAGAGAAGACACGAGGAGAACTCGTGTAGACAGACGCACTGTTGTTGTCctatacatgcacacatttttttatgcatATGTTTTGAATCGCACTTACTCGAAGgactttgtaaataaaacaacccGGTCTCATTGTGGTGTGTAGGAAGTGCGATGACTAATTGTGCCGCGCTGCAGGTTGGTAACGGCATGTAGGAGTTTTAGAAAAAAGTGAGCTTTGTGTAaccaactgttaaaaaaaaacaaaaaaactgtgaggATGAGACGATACTGACGTTAACAGGCCTGGAGAAGGCGACGGCAACTCGCTCCTCATCCCGGCTGACATACACGCAGCTGATCATCTCCTCACGTTCGGCTGTTAAAAAAGAGAAGGGACTTAAATCCAGAAAATATCTGCATGCACAGAAAAACTGGCAGGTGCTTTCATACATATCTGTTAAAGACAGACATACCTCTGCCTAGCAACCAGCGATAGTAGAACCAAGCACTCTGGTCGTTGGGGTCAGTGAAGAAAGCATTTTGTACGAGCTCGTATTctgaaaagaaatgtgcagaGTTACACATCAGACATCGACTCCATGctattacattcatttaaagcCTCAGACTGCCCCCTGTCTGTCACTCTCAGGTGTTGCTGCTGACTGCACAAATATTTGCCAGAGTCGTCGTTTACCTTTGAGCAGCTGCTCCTCGCAGACGCGATGGGAGTGGGTTTGCGGAGAAGGTGGAGGGGAGGAATGGGGAGGCTCGCGACACGGCGATGGGGGCTCGGGAGACTCCGGGTGGAGCAGCGGCAGCAGGGTGCTGCGGTAGTGCCAGCTGGAGTAGTTGGAGAAGTTGGAGCCGATAAGACGATCGGTAAAGCCCAACTCCTGATCTACAGGCACACCTGACATCTTCACTACCAT
Above is a window of Larimichthys crocea isolate SSNF chromosome XVII, L_crocea_2.0, whole genome shotgun sequence DNA encoding:
- the rabggta gene encoding geranylgeranyl transferase type-2 subunit alpha, with amino-acid sequence MHGRVKIKSTAQQEEEKRKEREKKLKIYVAARDACFSKRKEGIWDDEALQLTQQLLSSNPDFATLWNYRREILMHIETVKDEDEVQKVYEAELSFLESCLKVNPKSYGSWHHRGWVSARLPRPDWARELSLCDRCLSLDDRNFHCWDYRRMVVKMSGVPVDQELGFTDRLIGSNFSNYSSWHYRSTLLPLLHPESPEPPSPCREPPHSSPPPSPQTHSHRVCEEQLLKEYELVQNAFFTDPNDQSAWFYYRWLLGRAEREEMISCVYVSRDEERVAVAFSRPVNAQSVGLLLVLDGQPQRVEWRSVHPRFKHSPVWICDLPPGTISDITNEHNLTVHWTEKHTHRDCALYTGRTESWCRDSATDQELFRSELSVEKTSVLQSELQSCNQLQELEPLNKWCLLTIILLMRALDPLGYEKETLAHFQTLKEVDSMRSAYYSDLCSKFMIENTILKMEYAEVRVFSISDKKLTTLCHLDQLLLVTHINLSSNQLQRLPPQFAMLQCLEVLEADNNSIENLEGVYHLPKLEEVLLKNNKISTLAALQPLASCPKLKRLDLRGNPVTQTANVEAELAELLPSVTDLLL